Genomic window (Arachis hypogaea cultivar Tifrunner chromosome 13, arahy.Tifrunner.gnm2.J5K5, whole genome shotgun sequence):
AATGCAGAGTCTTGGTCATACTTTCTTTCAAACCTTAGAAGGCATGTCACTCCACAGCAAGGTATTCTCGTGATCTCTGATAGACACAACGGCATCAAGGCTGcactagagtccccagatagtgGTTGGCAACCTCCCCATGCTTATCGGGCATTTTGTATTCGGCATGTTGCTGCAAATTTTGCCCTCACTTTCAAGGGACAGGATGCAAGGAGGTGGCTGGTAAATGCCGCGTATGCGAAGAGGGAAGCAGAATTCGACTATTGGTTTGATATAATGAGGACAGAGAACCCGGCCTTGTGCGATTGGGCAAACAGAATGGAATATGAGAGGTGGACACAGCACAAGGATGGGGGGGGAGAAGATATGGTCACATGACGACCAACATTTCTGAGTGTGTGAACTCTGTCTTGAAGGGCACAAGAAACCTACCAGTGACGTCTCTGGTTAAGTCGACATATCTCCGGCTGGCGGAGTTGTTTGTTGTCCGAGGGCACACGGCAGAGGCACAGTTAGGGTCCGGGCACCGGTTTTCACAGGCACTAGTTAAGGCCATTGAGCGTAACCTGAAGGATTCGAGGTGCTTCATCGTGACTGTGTTTGATAGACATCACCTTGACTATACAGTGGCTGAGACGACTCCCACCGGCAAATTCTCTTTGGGTAGCTATCGAGTTTCTCTAAGGGATCGCACCTGTGATTGTGGATACTTCCAGGCGCTGCACTACCACTGTTGCCATGCCCTCGCATGCTGTGCGCAGTCACGGCTAGATTGGGTCACTTATGTCGATGAGGTGTACACCCAACTGTGGAACAACCCTATCAACCTGATGCCACTCGATGACCGCAAAGTATATCAAAGTAGTCACCGCTCGCCATATGCGACTATGCTCCTCTGTAAGTATCTCTGGATGGACCACGGCAAGTACATCAAGTGCGGAGTAGGGCTCCCATACAATCTGAAAATTCAGAACTCATCATACATTACCACAACAAGTATATATCTAGTCACGACTAGAGAGCAAACCAAAAATGAAACTCTAACTGGTATAAAACTTACATCATGAGCGGTCAATCGATCCAATGCAAGCCGATACCTTATGACCCTCTGCTCCTTTCTATCGTTAGGAGGTAAGTAGGCAGACCAACTAAATTTAAGTCATATGAGACACAAACTTAAAAAAATGCCCAAGAAATTTGTAAACATTAAAAAAGCATAACACATACCTGGATGCCAGCGGGAAAGAGAAAACCTCAAACCCGGACAGCCTCAAAGACGGAAACCGCCAGAATATCCAACTCTGTAGCAACTGGAGTGGGCCCGCAAGATTAGTCACATTTCTGTTCGCTACCCGACACATGCATCGGTACAGCCATGCCAAAGTGGCCGACCCCCAGCTATACCTCCCCATGTCATCAAGGTTTGCCACAAATGGCAACCACCGTATATGTACCCGGTTCGCACTCTTGTCCCCAAATAACTGGGTCGATAACAGCATCATGATGTAGGCCCATGCGTAGATGCGGACAGTCTCCTCGCTCGCATCTGGTGGTAGCACCCTAAACCTCTCGTGGAACCATGTAAAGTGTACTGTCATCTGCTTGACCTTATTCGGTGGAGGCCGCTCACCGAATAGGTCCTCAAACCACTCCCAAGCTGGTCGACCACCCTCCATGTATTTCTCAAACTCACCAAGGCAACCACTCACAGCCTCCCCATCCACAGGCAGCCCTAGCTGAAATGCCACGTCCTGCAATGTCACTGTGCACTCTCCGAAAGGCATATGGAACGTGtgcgtctcaggacgccacctctcaaCGAACGCACTAACCAGTGGCTCATCCAACCAGAACCATTGGCTGTTTAGCCTGGCCAAATGGTACAATCCAGCCCTCTCTAAATACGGGATGATCCTTTCATGCATGGGCATATTCTGTTTCCGTCTCACACTGTATATACTCCTAGTGGGCTGCACAGAACAACAAAGAAATACAGAGTCCAATTAAATTCTCCTATCCTTAAAAAAATTCCCATATCTAACTGGATACAAATATCTTAAACCATATTATGaagctttaaaatttaaaacttcataTCATACAAATACCCAAACCAAACTAAAATAATTTACTAACGTCAACTATCCCTTTCCCTAAACTAAACCAACACCGTGTAGCATAACATTCATTGAAGGGATTTGAAATTCAGCTAAGTAGTCATATTTATAActtaacaagaaaaactcaaaatacTAAACCAAACCCAGTAAACTAACATCCTAGCATGCGAAGCCTAATTTCAAACTAGAGGGAATAATCTATAAATTCTAGTTCGTCTACCTAACCTACCATTTTTCTGACTAACATATGCAAAgcctagaaaaaaaataaatgttaactAACCTTGTCACCAATAGAACCGGCAATATGCGCAACACCGTTCAGTCGGTACAGGGTCCTGCCTGCCATGATAACTCGTCAGAAGTCGCCGCTGAGATACCTCGGACCCGCTCTCAACTTGCTCTgatctctctctagaatttcctctctctaaaaaacttCACAAACCCTCTAAATGCATAATCCGTGGCTATAACCACGGTTTATATAGGCAGCACACTACACGTAAACCGCTATAGCCTatagcggtttacactcacacacgcacacacgtaaaccgctgctggcagcagcggtttacactcacacacgtaaaccgctgctgccagcagcggtttacactcacacactcACACACGTAAACTGCGACTGgttgtagcggtttatgcacacttgtaaaccgctactgccagtagcgattTATATAAAATAGTGAATCAATGTATTTGCGTATTGGATTTGGAAACAATATATTTGCGTAATATTGAAGGTGAAACAATTTAATAACGTAAATTGTCCTGTGTTATTGTTTGAAtgtgttattaattttagattATATTTTTGTTTGGACGAATTTGCATGTTGTCatataatttttaagtttgttatttagattttattttttattaaattaggtTAATTTAGGATATCATTGTGTTAGGATCGATCTacatgttattttattattactagcgTTTAGCTCGTACAAATGCACACAGGACTACAAAAATTTTTTCACcacataaatttatttattcctaaaaattttctaactttttatcatAAGAAGATTCTATAAAAAGATATTTGAGAACAAGTTTCTATCATCTGTTCATACAAAAATTCGGCAAtaacataaatttaaatatttattttttaatagtatcactaaaaaagaatattaagtcATCACATGGATAATATTCAGTTATATGCTACAAAATTAGTTAGTCCACTAAATGAAGTCAATAATAGAAACACATATATCCTCCACAACAAAAGAAGTAGCTAGTAAATATGGTAGAAGTTAAAcctaaacacaaaaaaaaaacaaacgagCCAAATTAAATGCATGCTAATAAACAAAGTGTGATTTGTCCCATCCACAAACACTTTACCATAAGTCCTGGTTGAGGGATGCAATCTTCTTGAAGTAAAGAAGAACATAATTTTCAATTTAGTTTGAAGGATACAGATACATTTATTATTGAACAAGGATAAAGGAAGTTGTTTTAAGACTTGCAATGGCATGTAAGACATAACCAATTGAACTCTTAATTAATAACATCACcaaagtatttttttttgttctttatgGTAACTTTCAAATCTCACCACGCAATGCAATAAAAGTGCCCACAATCTTATGAAGAAGAACTGCACCTTCCAATATATATATGAACCATATGGAGATGCCAAGGAACCACAATTGAGCTTAGAAAGCGAAAATGAAACCGAAGTTGCAACATTGATTGTGTCTTCTCATTCAAGTAAGTCCTTAAATGAGATTGGTTGTCAACAACCCATGACCTTGGCTCCGGTTTCACCTCTGACAACAATTGCTATCCACAAAGTGAAATCAAGAGCCTTTGAAAATAACCACTCAATCTCACTCAGTACAGTATCATTTGACTCAATCCCCTATTGAAACCCTAATTCTATTTCCCGAATATCTTTTATTTTCCCGCCAAATcgaaattttaattttctatctCGTCCTCCACTATTATTACCAATTGTTATTACTTTTACTGTCATTAACAAATTCACTGCGTCTAATACAGATCAACTACAACTTTCTCATTCCACGTGTCCATAACTCATGCACCACACATGATATGGTTGCCTTAGCCACCTTAAGTCCTTGGTCACTACAAACGTACCCATATGATTATATGCTTCAGTAAATagcaaaatattttataaaaacaagATAAATctcataatttttgtttaataacTGGCTATTGTAagtgtaattatttatttaaacctTCAATTTAAATTTGAGCACTCAAAGAACAAAGTATATACTGGATACGTCAATAATTGAAAGAAGAAAATTATCATTCATCTCTATTTTGTAAGTACTAAACACAGTGCCTTAGTCAAAAGGACAGTTTTTAGACTCATCTAATGAGAATGTTGTTAACCATTCGATTTCGAGAGTATGAAAATTCACACtcataatatctataattttatactcATAATATCCATAATTGCATATATGTTTAtaattatcaaattttttcaattaatattatctaattttaaattatgtctTATTCTATATTTAAAATTATCTCACATGTGTATTAATCAgccataattttatattattttaatattttttatttaatattcatatgtctattttttattattttaatatgatcagttaataattatatttaaatatttgtttcataattttcttttatagttcatttttttatttgttattttcatcAAAGTTTATATGTAAAAATATGAATTATACcgtaaaaattgttaaaatatctttaatttaatattcataatGTTATACCTATAACATTTGTAATTTtcctaattttaaatatataacatccataataaaaaattgagacaaatttattattatttattattttttttaggtaCAAACCAATATTTTTtggatgtttttaatttttaataaatcgaGACTAATTAAATTTGAGatgtttgaattttaaataaaatgtgTTGTGAtgatttagagatattttttagGGTTAATGATATAATGATTTAAGATTTTCATTTGGAAAAAGATTGTATATTGTGTATGTAATAATGAGGAAGAGTTTTTGGGTTTTGATTCTAATAAAATTTGGGACTGATTTttaatgtaattaaataaaagaaaacagttataaaaaaaattaattatgtcaattaagtaaaaaaaaaaatttatcatttcTTATAAACAAgagtattatttaatatatatttatttattatttataatattttggctattgtataaaaaaattaaatttcaaatgtatttattttatatttattaaaataaaaaaataaaactttttactaatgatattcttattatataaatttaaaaattaataaaatttattattttttattaatatttttaactattaatttaattcttttaatttaataatcaaataatatatttttaaatttttagcccATATCTTAAACGTTACTAGTTATTAATggttagaaaaaataataataaatactgtCTAGTGACTTGTATcatttctttatatatatgagaaagttgaagagattagcatttttgttaaaatttgacCAGCATTTAAtcgttaaaaaaaaataattctatattattagatgtaatctcacattgttaaaaatattgataataattaaatatcacAAATTCTACTAGCTGCTGGTGCTCTGTATATAAAATACAGCAACCTCTCACTCTCATTCCCAAGAAGTGATGACGACCACAGATTTCCCATGAAgagcatttaatttattttgaacgGTGAGCCATATTAGAATTCAACTCAAACAGAAATGGCATTAACTTCAACTCAAACAGCTATGACATTAACTAAGCCCCGCAGGACGCAAGCGTAAATTAAAGTCCAATCTTGGAAACAATTTATCCAGCGGTGGATCTCATATGAAGCTTGCGAACCCAACATCCGCAACATGGACATAGGTAGGGAGGTAGAAAACTAAAACACACTCCTGCATCTCATCTTCATTCTCTGAGTGAGTTCACTTGGTTACACAAAAGTAGAAAAATCAAGCTACTATTCTTCATGGATGCTTTGTGGGACCTAGAAGACAAATTGAAGCTTTCAACACGAGGTGCTATCCTCCTACTAGCCTGTGCAAGCTTTGCAGTTTTGAGTATTTGCGCTGTCATTATTATGCTTAAACTGATGATGGCATGCAAGAATAACAAGATTGTTCACGAAGAGAGTGCTGTACATGAAAATGTGACTGAGATGAAGACTACAACAACTATAAGATGGACAGAGTCACAGCATTGTGGGTGGATTTCGGTGAAGAGAGTGCTGATGTGGAGCAGGGCAAGCAAATTGAGGGGATCACCACTACTGCTTGGTGTTGATGGAAGTGGATGGCAAAGTCATAACTCAGCATCAGCAGTGTGGCAAAGACCGATCCTAAAAGGGGAGAAGTGTGAGCTACCAAGTTTCAGTGGACTCATTCTGTATGATGAAAAGGGAAGACTGCTTCGTGATTCTGATGAGATCCAAAACAATGGCAACCAGACTCCCATACAGGTAAACTGTAAACACATTACCTGTCAGTCTTTTTATTATTACTCTCGGTGATGGGCCAGTAAGGTAGTTAGGGAAATATGCTTTTGTCCTAGTGCTTTATACTTGCTAATTGCTATAATGAGTAAAGTTTGAtgtctaataaaaaataaataaataaataaaaatcagtattaaatttaaaatatataaaataaatactgtTCGGCCAAATTTGATTTCTTTTGatgttggtgaattaaaaatggtttaagaaaagagaaataaatattagagaattatcaaaatttattatttttggctaataattagtttttaatgttaaaaaatatGGGATAAAATATGTTATTGGATTACTAGACTAAGGGCTTTATTTGGATGagtttttaagaaattttttttaaaagatcttatataaaagtaaaagtaataattttatgtttgtatatcttatataaaaatatctttttatttatcatttatgatgtttgggtataataatataaaagtactttttagtttatttattatatgaaaaataattttaaaaaaatctttaaaaaaaatataaataatactttttcaaaagatatattttttatttttttagtatttttatttttactactagaaatttactaaatacgctaaaaaataaaaaaattaataaaaaagatctttttctatTAACTTAATAACACCCAAACAAGCACTAAAACACTAAAAGAATTGAGTTAATGGTTAagtaatgactaaaaataataaattctaactcCCTAACATTTTGTCATTTTTCGAAAGGAAAAACAATAATCTAATTTGTAgttttatgtatttaattaattaaaataataataaattaatatagttattaatatttttatcgtgtgttaaaatatatctaaaatttggtttagaaaagaaaaattttattttttttataataatattattagattttgaaaataaaaaacaattcacaataataaaaaatgtaagaaaaaaattaaaattaaaaaatttaagtatttaactattaaatttagtaatttcgtaattaataataacaataaaaattctTTTGACTTATGTCCTAAGAACATAAGTtaagaatattttaaataaatgtttcataaaattattaaaaaaatattttttttatatttttaatgtattgaatacattaaaaattttaaaagtttttattatTGCATATTTAAAATGTGTCTTTATAGTACAAGTtagttaaattataataataaaaataaaatataaataatacatatataaattattgaagtaatataaaatagcaaaataaaattattaataatttcttTGTCTATTGCCACACATCAagtcgtttttttttttctattttaaaccaCTTTTCCTTCGTCTCAATTCAGAATGACTTAGGCTTCTCTCTCATTGtccctcttcattcttcttctagaCATAAGTGATAGTGGACATACGAGTTACATAAGGCTGAGATAGAAGTCTTACTAAAGTTTTCTAAGAGAAAGTCCGTAAAGTgataaaatgagaaattaattattttttaaattaaaataataaaatttataaaattaatgataattaatcttttattttattatattattaacttttttattttaaaatattcaaattcaTCGTATTTCTATTCTTTGATGATAGGTAAATTTCTGTAAATATTCGTTTTTCAACAGAAAAAATTTTCATCTATAGTTATAAGACATATCAATTATGATGCACAAGCACTTATTTGGACACACATAATACAATATGACACAAGACTaaccattttaaatttttgttagatACAGAAACatgttatatgtataaaatttgaagAACTTATGggatatattataataatattttaatatttttattaaaattaaagtataaactattttttcatttttttaattatttaagacattttaaatcattttaattaataattaataatacataCTATTTCATTTCAAGCAAAtaaaaaaaggttgaaattgtcttttttttttaattatatttacaaaaaaatgcatcaaaatttaatctctaaaacatcttttaaaaaatatatatttaacgtcgaatatttttattaagtttcaaaatattttaaagatatttttactattaataaaaataaaagatatttttgtcgACACATTTAAAAATTGGAGATGATTTAAGTATTTTACTTTATATATAGCTCTTCTGAACGACAAAAAGAACAATGCATTTCTTAAAAGTTTTACGTTAAAGTTGAAACAAAACCAAATGACTTATCATTTTATGATGAATTCGCAATCAAGAGCAGCTGACAAGAACAAAGACGAAAATGACGGCGGCCATTTGGGATCTGTCAACAGAGGAGTGAATCTTAGCTCTATACTTATAAGCAATGCGTATGTCAATCAAAAGgcaagaattttaaaattaatgataaCTAAAAGCAAGCATAGaaaaaacaaaaccaaaaccaCAATCCCTCTGGAGTGTATTATTAAAGATTGTTCTTTCAGTATacttttttctagtattttttgcTGTGAGCTTTGTACTATTTGGAGAGGACTTGTTATTATAGTTTTGGAATtgtgagtgcaaagaggtcatatGTAAAACTGATAATTTTGATGCGTTTGTTCTTGTTTTGTGAAACACAACCAGCATGATTAGGACTGACTTTAATTTgcttgacaaaatcaaagagatgctccagcaTAATTGGACAGTTACAGTAGTACTCATTCAGTGCAAACAGAGTAGTTGATTTAATAGTTAAAACTGCTGCTTTTAACGAGCAGATGTATCTGGAGTGGTTGCTGCCCCCTAATAgtttagacattattattagagaggAGTCATATTCTTTTTCTTAGGTCATTTTTCTTTGTGTTATTTTCAGTCACCAAAATAAAAAGTGGGAgaaaggagagaaagaaaaaaataaaaaaataactatattttttattatttgattaaaaaagtaaaaaaaaaggttaataaTGTAAAAAAGTAGGTAGAAttcactaaaattttattttctctaacattaaataaaaaataagagaaaaatataCCGCCTATTAGtatttcaataataatattatcatctcatttttcaatatatattttataatatataagcgTAAAATTATCCTTTCATAATAttgtatattattttctttttttaaaaatatatctaaaaaaaaaataaaaatcactcgATGAGTATTGAGCTAAGCATCCTTTAAAATTGAATGTCTTGTTGTCGAAGCAGAACACTATTATTGATGGGATTAGCTAGACCCACTTAACATAGAGAACATAAAAAGTAAAGAGGATTAAAGACCTAACTCGACTTCTATCCATTTTCTTGAATGATAAGGGAGAAAATAGGACCGGGACACCTCGGccgttaataatattattttggaacaataCAAACTTTCTGTTATAAAACACATTAAATAGTAACGAAAAATTTATATTGTGGGAGGAGGTCTATTTGCAATTTGTGTATGTGATTTTAATACTGAGAATGATTAAATGGAGAATAATCATTATTAAAAGTGATGTCAcaacaaaaaaaagtaattacAATAGAaagatctttcaaaaaaaaaaa
Coding sequences:
- the LOC140177537 gene encoding serine/threonine-protein phosphatase 7 long form homolog; amino-acid sequence: MAGRTLYRLNGVAHIAGSIGDKPTRSIYSVRRKQNMPMHERIIPYLERAGLYHLARLNSQWFWLDEPLVSAFVERWRPETHTFHMPFGECTVTLQDVAFQLGLPVDGEAVSGCLGEFEKYMEGGRPAWEWFEDLFGERPPPNKVKQMTVHFTWFHERFRVLPPDASEETVRIYAWAYIMMLLSTQLFGDKSANRVHIRWLPFVANLDDMGRYSWGSATLAWLYRCMCRVANRNVTNLAGPLQLLQSWIFWRFPSLRLSGFEVFSFPLASSWSAYLPPNDRKEQRVIRYRLALDRLTAHDIVWEPYSALDVLAVVHPEILTEEHSRIWRAVTTLIYFAVIEWHQVDRVVPQLGVHLIDISDPI
- the LOC112737949 gene encoding uncharacterized protein isoform X1, which codes for MDALWDLEDKLKLSTRGAILLLACASFAVLSICAVIIMLKLMMACKNNKIVHEESAVHENVTEMKTTTTIRWTESQHCGWISVKRVLMWSRASKLRGSPLLLGVDGSGWQSHNSASAVWQRPILKGEKCELPSFSGLILYDEKGRLLRDSDEIQNNGNQTPIQLTRTKTKMTAAIWDLSTEE
- the LOC112737949 gene encoding uncharacterized protein isoform X2, producing the protein MDALWDLEDKLKLSTRGAILLLACASFAVLSICAVIIMLKLMMACKNNKIVHEESAVHENVTEMKTTTTIRWTESQHCGWISVKRVLMWSRASKLRGSPLLLGVDGSGWQSHNSASAVWQRPILKGEKCELPSFSGLILYDEKGRLLRDSDEIQNNGNQTPIQEKINSTGSKTLKDLLS